Genomic segment of Seriola aureovittata isolate HTS-2021-v1 ecotype China chromosome 1, ASM2101889v1, whole genome shotgun sequence:
aattattttcacCTTCATTGTACCTCTTGGTTGGCACCAGAAATTTCACACAGACACGGTCACATGAAACTGTTAGGGGCCCAGGGCAAAAATTAGCTCACGCAGCCTGTGCAGCATGTATACAATGGTGCCCCTAAGTTCCAATCAAGTACAGACTATACAGAAGACTTTACATAAAAGCTTCATTATATGACCAGAAACCAGCGATGCTATGGTGGAAAAACTGGACTGGACCCAACTTCATTTAGGAATATGGCCCACATGAGCACAACCTAAATTTAAATAACTAAACATGATTTTGACCATGATATCAGGTAATAATGCAGGACCTTTCTTCAATTGTCATTGTACTTTAGGGGTGCACATTTGCAAATAACcaaaaaacaattcaaacagTAAATGTGGGACCTTATGGTGCCCCTGGGGGTCTAGGGAAGTTGGGGCAGTTTCCTTTTTTGCCTGGTTGGTAATCCATCTTTGAAAACAGATATCACTAAACCTGGGCAAAATacgtggttttttttttaatatttgaagtGAGAAGAAGTAAATAAAgcccctgcagcaaacacaacacaaaaccagGAAACAAAAATAAGCCTCAAAACTTCATGAAACACAATACATTAACCTGTAAAGAGAGTCTAATTTTGACATCTGTTTGCAGCAGTGGTTGTATGTacttatttcactttttttttaatttaattattcatttattttttaacatttgaagCTTTTATATCCCTGATAGGAATTTTCACTCCTGCCTCTGCCTCATGGTCTCACTCAACCATAAAacttacaaagaaaataaaatagggtaattatttattttataggCCGTAAATTCCAATTTAGTTCCAAATGACTTTCTAagaagtttcctggaaagaaccatgtaatttggtgctaattaattaattataattccCCATACATGAAGAATaaagtttccaataataaaatgaacaagTAATAAATATCAACTGGGGTTTCAATGGAGCAATTCCCTGTATAATAAACTCCACACAACTAATTAAACTAACTAAAATGACTCTCAGTTTTTCCTGTAATTAGTACAAAACTACGCGGTTCTTTCTaggaaatgtttaataaattatTCGGACCAGTAAAATAAAGCGTTACCTAAAATAGTACTGTAATGAGACTTGTAGGAACTATTTTCCCTCAGAACTTCATGTACTCGTTCTTCAGTCTGCTCAGTCTCGTGCCGTGGCTGCGGATGATCAGAGACAGGAGCTCGTGCTTGTCCTTCAGTCCCAGAGAAATGTCCAACGTCTCCTTCAGGACGTCCCGGGTGTGCACTATCATGTTCAGAAAGTCGTCGTTGAGCCGGTGCTCCTCCTTCAGCTCGCTCTCCTGGCTCTGCTTGAATttcacctccagctccagcagcgaTTTCTCCGAGTTTGTAAACGCCTCGCTGATCTGCGCCGTCTCCCTCCGCAAGTACTTCCCGTAGCTGTCCTCTCCGTCCAGGTCGTAGGAGATGCTTTTCCCGATCCCCTCCAGCACCCGGGCCGAGTCCTCGATCTGCCTCTTGATGATGGTGAAGTCATCGCGTATGACGGCGTCCTGGTCCTCGTCGAGACCGCACTTTCGCTCGTCGGtcattttaaaaagcatctGGCATTTTTCCGGGTCGTCGTTTTCCTCGTAGTCTCCGTCCGGCACGAAGTAGTGATGAAAAGTGCCGTTAGACATCTCCGGGTGTAAAGGTCCGCTGAAAAAAGCTCCGCACATCGGCAGCGATAACATCCCGGCACACAGGAGCAAGTGAAGAAAAGCCATGATGCCCACTTgtccccaaaaaaaaaaaaaacactctcacAAATTGGAAATATTAAGAGATTATTTCAGTTGAAGATGGGACTATTTAACTCCAGCCCGGCgtagaaacacaaacatttcagtcaAGTTTAAACGTCCAAACTGCGCAGTTAGTTGAAGCTTTCACGTCCGACCTCTTCAATATCCTCGTtgtacaaacagacacaacagattTGTggcgtgaaaaaaaaaaaaaaaaaaaaaaaagttttaacaacctcacttctcctccttcaATCGAGCCCGCCAACTTCCATCACTGTCGGTGGAGAAGAGCCGGGAAGCAATGTATGAAAAGTTTGGGAGGTTTCGGCGTTTGAACACACTGTTGTACTCCTGACTTCACTCGGTGCCTCAAACGCAACATCTGGATGTCTCAAGTGCCGCGCTCCGGTTTTTGGCTAATAATACCTTCTGTGCTACTCCTCAAATTACAAGCCCCTCCGTCACTTAAAAGGCTGCATTCAGCTCGGACCGGgatactggggggggggggggggggggggcccaaGCTGTTAAACCGGGGAAAGACCAAGTTCGTGTTAATTCACATAACAATTACAAGTTGGCGTTGGGTACTTCAAAAAGTTATATTACACTGCTGAGAAATACTTAAGTGCCCACTTATAACTTGAAATGTAACCCAACACACCAGTCCTGTAATTATAGTCCAGCAGTACGTGTATGGATTTACGTAATAGTAGTACGTTTGTGGATTCAGTTGTAATTTCTGAGACATTTGTGGTGTTATTGTAGCTGCTGAACCAGGTTATTACATTATTTGAGGTTGACTCAACCTGGTACAGCATTAAAATGTTGcttatatatttattgataatCAAAAGTAATAGTAGAGTTATAATGATATAATTCAATTCTGCTGCTGGGCTCTTTTACTtgtgatactttaagtacattttgatagatagatagatagatagatagataggtagatagataaTACAAGATagataataatacaaataatagttaataaaaaataataaacaataatagcTACATTGATGATATATATAATTGATGATGATacttatgtatttaaataacattttcgATGCAGGATTTTTGTAATTGATTATTTTCACACgattgtatttccatttttccttAAGTAAAgtttatgaaaacatcatccacCACTTGCCATAATACAGCCTGGTAGGCCATTTACTGttactgagcactttattaggaacaccactTAAACTGGTTATATAggcctcccttttctctctaaACAACCTCAGTTCTCCCTGGCATGGATTCTACATGCCTTTGAGATTGtggtccatgttgacatgattacatgacatcatttctgcagatttgtcagctgcacattcatgctccaAATCTCCTGTTCAACCACATCCGGAAGGTGTTGTGTCGGAGTCACAGCTGGTGACTGCATGGGGAGGCCGCCGAAGtacactgaactcattgtcatgttaaTAAAAccagttttttttccagttttggtgagcctGACTGGAAAGGAACCCAACAGGGTCGATGTGTTGTGCACTCAGacatgcttttctgctcaccacagtcataaagagtggttatctgagttactgtagcctttcAGCTCCTGACATCGCGTTGTATGTGAAAATCCTTGGAGAGCaacagtttcagaaatactaaAACAAGCCCATCtagccacagtcaaagtcactgagatcacattttttccctgttctgatgtttgatgtgaacattaactgaagatGGATAATTGCACGAATAAGCAGGTGTAaaagtgttcctaataaagtgctcagtgctGTATACTCCTTAAAGTAGAGTTGAATTTTGGCCACCTTACCCTCCACTTTATCCCTGCCAACAGTTGTTAACATGTAAaattttaattgcattttaaaggctttaaatgcttctttttttttgtgcaagtGCAAAAGTCATTATCCAGTACCAGAAATACAGTTGTAGAGCCTGTGTCTGGCCTTTGTAGGTAGGAGCACATAGATTCAGGAGATATAAAATCATGTTCTCCAAGCTTTCTTTAACAGACTGACCACCTGTTTTTAGTTGCCTCCTGGTATCAAATGACAAGGCCAGTTTATTTCaaggcaaataaaaatacacGTGATTGTCACCTGTTGAGTAATGGGAGCTGAAAATCTTGGTTGCAGTTTTGGCCTATAATTTGTCTAGATTTTTTACCACACGACTCTGATTATAATTGTTCTTACAGTATTTtggggaaataaaagaaatgttctGAAATACGCTCCTCGGTGTGCCAGCagaagatgcattttaaaaacgTTGATCCAAAAAATgccattcaaatgaaatgataGTGCCTCTTCCAGGAGGATTAAGCCGCCAGTCACAAAAGCAGCGCCCCAAGGGAAGAGGGATTTTCAATGTGATCATCTATTTCAAGAACTAACATGGTAAGAGTGATCTAATTTGCTAAACCCACAATTCCACTCAAATGTGTGCATATCTTTCCAGTGGAAACAGTAGACGTTACAGCGTCACCTATACCTCCGGGGAGTCCTGCTCTCATTTTTCCACTATGAGTGATTATTCAGGGTTGTGACCTGCGTAAATGAAGCTTGAGCAGACGTGGTAAACAGGCATTGTTAAAAATCCGGTTtattgatcaaataaaatatcctACTATAGGACAAAAAACTGGAAGTGAATGACTGTGTTACATAAGCCTTACGTAAACCGAGGTCTGCACTGTGCATCAGCCTGATTCACAATGTCCAAAAAATGCCTCACTGCTCGTCGTGTCTGTCTTACCTCAATAACGACAGAGAAATCGAAAGACCATAATTTCATGTTGTCTGCCACCCAGTCCTCGTCTCAAACTCACTCTTGCACTGAAGTTCAGAGATTTTACAATTACAAATTCTGGCCTCAGCGCTGACAGTAATAATATGCATGGACATGTGTGCACCTCCACTTTTATTGGAAACCCGCGGTGCTAACTCCATTAGAAAAGGAATATACTGTCGGAGACCAGAGTGGCAGCCTGGAGATGCATAACAGCATCTGCCCTGTGACATTACTCTGCAGAAGGAATTTAAATGTggtgtcagacaaaaaaaagaaaagaaaatggaaaatgaagtcATGTTATGGGGCTTTTTTTAGGGTGTGTGTCCCTGTCTTGATTTCAAGTCTTTTGTGgcacatttgcatttacattaaATCATTGTGAAGAGGGGAGAAACTCCACCTACTCACATAGGACAACAAGGAGTTGGTGGTGACCTCCCTCTTTTTGCACTTCAGCTGGAACACATAACACAATCCAGAgactgtctttctctcaccaGTCCTCTGTTGTGTGAGCGTCTAttttgtcctctctgtctgcatattggctgaaattaaaatttaacaaTACGTAACAACATGTAACAACCTCGTTTGTAATAAAGTGCCTTCAAATTTGAGCTAAATTGACCAAGTTGGGATTAGATCCCAGCTTGGCAAACCTCTGATTTTCaaacttgaatgaaaatgattcaaCAATCAGGCTCAAAGAGTGCTCGCCCTGATTGCagaaaagattttatttattttaaattgttggGAGCAATTGAGACCGACTTCTGCACTGAACtgtattatgttattttaaaccTTGCAATTGAGTTAAAGTATATTTAAGAATATGGTCATTAATGGCTCCTCTTATTGACCTAATTCTGGTAGGTGTTGTGTGGCAGGTGAAATAAAACTAAGTTTTGCTTGGTCTCTGTTCAGAACAGAAGTCAGCGAGTGCAAACAAGTCCAAAGGAAGCAGACAGGCAGATAAAAACAGGCAGAGATCAAGCCGTACAAACAAACAGGCAGGCAGGAACAGATGACTGAAACACAGCGGCACAAAGCTACACTGAACAATCTGCAGAGAGCTAgttttgtgtgtataaatatatatatctatatatatatagatatatatatatatattattgattAGGAGTTACAAATACAGTCAATCAAAGCCAATGTAAGACTCCATTAGCTACTACCAAAGTAGTAAAATTACatcataatgcaaaaaaatgtaaatttaaatccaagacaaaaagaggaaacaagaaaataacaagaaatacaaacaacagtaaaactacTAAGGACAAAGTGACAAgttaaaaaatcaataataccactaaaaacagcttcaacagtgactgaagaataaaatgaggttaaaaaatgaaaagaaaatgatcttATTCTAATATTATGTAATAAAACATGTCCTTTTTGTAGAGGGGCTGTTGTTCTGTGCCATTAGATATTTCTTTAAACtcttctttaaaaacacttttacttgtaaatgtgaaatatctgaaaGCAAATCATTCCatgttttcattcctctgtACACTGTCCTCAGTCGGCTGCCTTGCATTAGTTTTTGAGACTGGAAGTAAAAAACCACCTCACAAAGGTGATCCATGTATTGAGCTGCATTTCATTGCATAGATTAAAATTTTTGCAAAAGCACAAAGCTTTTTCTTGTGCATGAAATTGCTGGAATTGCTCCAGGAAAGCAACTCAAGTCATTTCTAACCTAGAGAATCAGTGCCAATAGTCGCGTCTGAAACTGCTATTAAAGTGACattaagtgaaaataaaataaagtttgaaaagtTAAATATTCAGGAGTTTAAATACGTCACATCTTCTGACTTAATCTCAGACACAGAGCAGTTTCTATACTGGGAAAAGTCGACTTGTGTGTCCAATGTGTCACACATCTGTGTCTAATGCTGCGACAAAATCCTGCCACACTCACTCAGTCTCACCCAATTAGACGTAACAGAAAatctatgaaaatgtttttggctGCACGTCTGCTTACTTTGAGCCCTTATGTCACAGTTTGCTTCAAATTATATCCAGACTCCATACTTTGCAGCGCTCTCCCTCAAAACCCTTCTGGCAGTCTGCTGCGGAGCACCAAGCCAAAGAAATGATGACCCAGTGTGCCCAGTGGCTGCAGGACGGTGGCAGTGACATCATACATCATGTGGACTTTCAATAGactgtttgtgcagcagctcagacccTGTAAAGTGTAACACAAAGAGAAACTCCTTATGCTTTTCCATTATCAGTTGTTTCTCCTACTCAGGAAATCTATTGTATTCCTTGACAGATTGTGGGCCGAGGAGGATTTAGATAGTGCAGCAGGGAGACAGCCAGTGCTGAAGATGCATTGCCTTGTCTGAGGATCCTCAAACTGTGTATCTGTAAAGCCAAAAGTCTTTCGTATCTGAAAAGTCGACAGACCTATCACTTGTTGTGTATAAGACAGTTTCTCTGCTATGGAGCTAATGCATAAGTGTGATGTTCTGTCTTCTTACAGCTGTAATACATTTCAGCCATCCTGTTGGGTTAGTGTTAGTCTTTTATGTGAGTGCAACTGTAACACACTCTCTGGATTTGCTCCAACTTACACACCAGGctaatgtaaatttaatatgCAGAACACATCGTAATCCTTATTCCCATATGAACAGATGTGTTAGCATGTGAGGGGATCATGGTATTAGatttttcaaggtttttttatttcttctaccGAGCTCAGACAGACGAGCGAGGATGTTTCAGACAGTCTGCTGGACATCAGCTAAGTAGAAATACACCTTGGTAGAGCATGTGCACTATTTTAACCACAGTAACTGCATGGCTCCATTGGTCACTCCACCACTTTGGTACAGACTCAAATATCTTGACAATTACTGGATAGATTGCTATAAAGTTTTGTACAGACGTGTCTGGTGTCCAGAGGATGAAGTGTACTCACTCTGATCATCCCCTGATTTtccctctagcgccaccatcaggtcaaaattgtAACATGTCAGGTACTTTTGgcttcagctgtactttgcATTTATTGCTAATTGACAAATGTTACCTCGTTAGCTAACACCCTACACCAAGATGGTACACATAATAATCAttaaacctgctgaacatctgcaTGTTAGCATAATGACATTAGCGACTGGCCCAAAGCATGGCAGTGCCCTGGTacacagagccactagcatggctcTTAGCCTTGCTACATTACTGTTGAGCTAATCTAACTCAGCTTTGAGTCAAGATGATAAAGTTCTGTAATGTCTGCTTCTTCCAAAAGGATAAAAACATGAGTAGCGCAAATTCTTTAGCTAATTCTTTAGCTAATTCTTTTGCTAATTCTTTAGCTAATTCTTTAGCTAATTCTTTAGCTATTTCTTTTGCTAATTCTTTTGCTAATTCTTTTGCTAATTCTTTTGCTAATTCTTTCCACACATTTTTTGATCAAAACAATCCTGATATTGACTGATAATAGAACTATACATAACGTGTATTTCTACATATAATTatccattattaatattattgattttttttatttgtgtgtatgtaatgtaatgttttattgtcatatttGTGTAGTTTGAATATTTTCCTGTATGATGTTATACAGTGTGAATTTTAGGAATCAGAAATTACATCTTTGTTGCCATGAGTGATATTGCATTCTgtacatatttgttttcatgcattttctgtttttaattcttaCTATGTTTACAATGGAAATTGCTGTTTGCGTTATGTCTTCTTCCTCCTAATTTATTCCATCCATATTCATATATTCCAtccatattttcctttttctttgtgtctatCTTCCCCTGCTCCAGCAGCCCAGGCTCACAGTTTGCCTCCCACTCTAATGAAGTTATTTCTTTTCAGCCTGAGATAATGGCCCACGAACAAATCCATTTGTCTGCACACTCAATGCCCGTGTcattacaaaatacatttcagaaCGGCTGGTAATTCGGTTTTACTTGAAAAAattgtttaataaatgtaatgtgttcTTTTTGCTGGggttttactgtatgtgtgcctCCTGTGAATTTCTATACTAAAGTGCTAATGTGGATCCACTTtgaaactctgactttaaactcTATTAACTTTAACTGTATGAGGCATTCTGCAAGGGTGAGTTTCAAAACATTAATTGCTATTCCCTGAGGAATGTGcaggattaaaataaaatgtgtcttgggtttgtcattttgtgtttttgttcattaattTGAACACAACATCATTAATTAACACAAGTTGTAATTGGTAATTGGATGTCGCTGACATCTGTGACAGAAGTTTTCCTTGCTTGATATGATGCCAGggtcatttgttttgtttttttgtaactatccaatttatttttatttttattcaaattgttCACGTACAACATGTTGATATACgggatttattttttaaaatgctggGTGCTGATGAGGCAAATTGTaagttatgatttttttgacatcTGAAGATAAAGTtttcatcaccaccatcatatAAACACCTTCCATGCTGTTAACTGGAGAGCGACACTATAATGCTCATAATACGGTAATataaatttatttgtttttctgacctGCTGAGATGTGGAGCAAGTAAAATTCCTCAAAGCGTAACATCAGAAGTGTTTTATAAATCAAAAAgcgaaaaatgtattttatttgctaTCCACAGACATTTGTcctgatatttttatttgaaatcttAAAAACCCATGATCGTGTATGAATGCTGATGAATGCTTTTGCCTGAACTGACTTGTCTGTTTTGAATCATGTTCTTCTTCCCTATGGCCACTGGCAAGCTCCAGCTGTTGCTTTTCAGACTAGCTCATATCCTTTGACTCATTGTGTAAAATGAAGACAGTTCTGACTAATAGACAGTAAAGCACGGACTTGTATTGGCACCGTGTCCATGCACATGTTTAGCTTCATTGATCTCTGAGTAACAGGGAATACTTCACCACAGTGAACCTCATGTGAACTTAAAGTTACGCCAGAAAAGAACTGGATTTAGGACAGTGGGTGTTTCGTCATTATTTCTGTGGAGACCAATAAGAAACTAAATGCATTcagatttcaacattttcagagGAAATTGGGGTTTCTGTTTTGTGGAAATTTCTTTCCAAGTGTCGTATAACATTCACTGGCAAACCCTCAGATGCCAAAAATGATTCACCCCACATAAAACTACAATGAAACAGTCACTGGACTTCATTTATATGCTCTTCAGGAGCAATGACTTCAGTCTGAACCAAGAAATGCACATTTTGTTGATTAAACATGGATGAGATCAATCTTTTAACAGCCACATACATTTACTAAGTTAGCACTGAAGCAAAAGTTTGACTTTTTGAGTaatatgtttattcactttctgaCTGAGAATTAGATGAGCAGATCGATAACACTGTCGTGTCCTACAGTAAATACAAAGCCACAGCCAGCAGCTCATTAGCCTAGTTTAGCTAAGCTAGTTTAGCTTAGCTCACAGCAAATTCCACCTGTAAGCACCTATTTCTTGTCTCTGTGCAGTTGCCAGTTACTATTTGTATAGTGGTGTATTGTCATTTATAAacttaatacatttaattagtTTATGCTGTTAAtcgttttttttctgtgaataaATGCCTTGTTTATTCGTATCTTGATatgtttttgaataaaaaaaaaatgtatacattgTTGTTTatacaaaaacattcaattaaTTTGTATGAATTAATTGaatgagatataacatgttaattagggAGCAGAGGTGCTGGTTGGCACATTTTATAACAGTTGGACAGAACTGTTTCcggtttttatgctaagctaagctaacatatATCAGACATGCGGGTGGTATCTAACTCTCAGCCGTTACCAAAActtcaaactattcctttaacataaGCTTGTCATGTAGCCCTCCGTGGCTAAACGAGGTATTACTTCACTCTAAGGCAGATTCAGATTCATCATGTGATGTACTGGTATTTTCTAAAGGGGGCAGGAACTGCTTCGACATGAGTTTGACGAGTCCGTGTCTCTGCAGCGTGCGATAACAACCATGAAATCTTTAACTCAATTATCAAGCCTTTTTAGGatgatatgatttattttttgtactttACATTATGTCATACCACCATTTACTCATATTCTGAGTCCAGAAACAAAACCAATTTAAAGCTAATTACAGGCATAACACATAATTTATACCTTATCTCCTCTTACATTACTTACAACTATTAGAAAATAATTaagttcatttgcattttcattgcATTTTAATCCACACtttagcagagcagcagttttatGACACTGGGCTGTTTTTCttatgatgtacagtatgtaacagAGAAAATATATCACACTATAGTTAACTATTGGGGAGCAAACTGAATGGAAAATGGATGCTTGTTGATAGCGCCAATAGTTCTCTGCATACAGCACTAAAAATTTAATAAGacaactgcatttttttaaagacaaatctGCTCAATTACTAGAGCTGTGGAAGAAGTATCAGGCATTTAAGAGCAAAAACCCCACAAACCTCTGTATTAAGAGATTTTGAAGCTTGGCTGCTTTCTGAAGTCGTCCTGCGTCACTCGTCCTCTGAGTGATCAGAGACATAATGCGCCTTGTATTCTGTCCAATGGTGACTTCAACAGTTTAACTACACAATTACGCCTATAAAAGACACAACAGCGACTGAGGGGACCTTTACTGAGACTTTGTCTGAAGGAacttttgaagttaaattgGAGGCAGCTTTGAGATAAACCCCGGTAGCTAAATGGATGTCTTAATTTTAATAGAGTTCATTTATAGTGTAATATCCTCAGTTTATCTAATGATTCTTTGTTATTGTAAGAGAAGCcactgaagatttttttttttgcacttatTTCTTATAGCAAATATAAGTCAGAAATACAAtaacacacattttctgtgCAGAATGAATATATACTCTAAAGGGAGTAAAAATATTCCATTAATGATACCGACAACGACTTCTTCTCGAAGCGTAGATGAGACCTGAGATGTGACATTTTTCCATCTCAAACCCACAGCCTACAACATCAGGAGAACTATAATCATGAAATGATAATGCCTTGCATATGCAGTCACGGGTGGCGTCACTCGGTACGTCTCACTCAGTGGATAATGACTTGAGGGACTTTGTGGTATTTGAACTCGGGAGACATAAATAATACACTGCTTCATTCAAAGCACAGgaaatttggaaaaataaatatacgCAGCAGCCAGCTAATTCTGTGCAACTCGATGTTATGATGCAgttctgatgaaaacatttaccAGTGAGTCTCAAGAGCCAAATTTGCTGATTGTGGTTTTGTGCTCACCAGCAGGATTGGCACGTTCCTGGCTTTGCAAAAGTCACTAAAGGCAACGTTGGATTGTCCGTGTCTGAACTGACACAAGTGATATGGTTTCGCAGTCACGTGGTGCTGAATGATTAATATGCCTGTTACAGAGGGTCAAAAGTTTCTGttgataaataaacatgttaaactTCTGCAGATACTTCGATATGGAGTCATCCCACATCTCCATCAAACACCTTTTCTTTTGGGGGATCAGGAACTGTTAGCAGTAACATTAACTTTAACaatttacttaccagtttagaaaaaaggttgtttgttgtttggctgcaaacttcattcctttactgaCCAAGATCTgcctccagaggtggaaagtaacctgtttcttctatttctatcactttctTATTctgctgttagcatgctaaccagctagcccctgTCCGGCTGGACCGTCtcgtcactgtagcgtccagtctgccccgAAGAAGCAGCTCTGTTGGTATGGAGCACGTGTTATAActgcttttattgtaaatgCTGAAGCTCTTAATTAGCAAGaatggtaagtaaacagctgctaatgctaacgttgacTACGTAGCAATAGTCAAACTTAGTTTAAAGTAGTTTAAGTTCCGTTTAAGGATTCgtacaaatataaacattttcccGACCACATTCATCACTAAATTATGTAACTACAATTAGAAGTGTCACTTTTTCCTCAATTCATTTTGAttccagacacagacacataggCCTACTTCTTATCttgttgttaattaatgcaCAGCCACATGTC
This window contains:
- the fibinb gene encoding fin bud initiation factor is translated as MAFLHLLLCAGMLSLPMCGAFFSGPLHPEMSNGTFHHYFVPDGDYEENDDPEKCQMLFKMTDERKCGLDEDQDAVIRDDFTIIKRQIEDSARVLEGIGKSISYDLDGEDSYGKYLRRETAQISEAFTNSEKSLLELEVKFKQSQESELKEEHRLNDDFLNMIVHTRDVLKETLDISLGLKDKHELLSLIIRSHGTRLSRLKNEYMKF